aaataaaattacACACTTAACATATAGAAAAAGAAAACATAGAAATTaatcttgttttcttttttaattgtttttagatattttgaaaataattaaaaaaaaagtcattAAAAAGCATAtagatattattatattaatcttTTTGTCCTCTTGAAGAACGTTTACATCATATTGGTCAATTCGAATCTTGTATATAGTattaaattaaattctaattattattataagtattTTTATGACTCCCTTGACCCTATCTATATCCCTCTGCATTCTCTGCATCACAAATATTGGTCCAACCCAATAGCCAATAACGCTTAAAACCACGAttgattaatttgattattattataaacCATACTGTAATTAATTAACCCATTATTCTCTTAACCCCTAAGATCTTAACAAAATAATCCAAAAtctgttttaaaaacaaacacgCTTTTTCCTCTTTCTTCTCTAAAAATATAGTAAGTGGTTTCGTATTCAGTTGAAATTTATCACTTAACGCGCTTATTCTGTTAAATCCATTCCGATTCTCAACACGTTCTACCATATCTAGTTACTCCGTTTCGCACTACATTACAGCACTAACGTTACAACAAAATAACCGAAATTCCTTATATACCCTTTTTCCGTTTAATAtatttcaatatatatttttcaattttcacATAAATAATTCACTCTACCAACGTTTTGAAATAATCGCTTTTCTCTTCAATCTCTTCAATCATGTCAAATCAACTCAACGGCGCTTACTACGGCCCTTCCATCCCTCCGCCGCAACCCCACCGTCGCCACCGCAACGACTCCTCCTGCGGCTTCTGCAGCTGCCTCTGCGGCTGCTTCCGCGGCTGTTGCGGCTGCATCTTCAACTGCATCCTAAGCATCATCTGCAAAATCCTAACCACAATCATCATCATCGCCGTCATCCTCGGCTTCCTCGCCTGGCTCATCGTCCGTCCTAACGTTATCCACTTCACCGCCACCGATGCTTCCCTTTCTCAGTTCAATTTCACCAAAAACAACACTCTCAACTACGATCTCGCCGTCAACATCACCATCCGAAACCCTAACCGAAGAGTCGGAGTCTATTACGATAGCATCGAAACGGTTGCGTTTTATAAAGATGTTGCGTTTGGGAATCAAACGCTAGGAGGATTCTTTCAGCATCATAAGAGTACGAATTTCTTGAATCCTGTTTTCAAAGGTGAACAAGTGATTCTGTTGAGTTCAGATCAGGTTTCGGATTTCGACAAAGAGAAGGAGAGTGGAGTTTATGGAATTGACGTGAAGATTTTGATGAATGTGAGGTTTAAATTGGGGTTGTTTAAGTCAGGGAAAGCGAAACCTAAAGTTCGTTGTGATTTGCAGATTCCTCTGAAATCGGGGAATGGGAGTTCTTTGAGTAATGTGTTTCAGGTTACTGAATGTGATTGGGATTACAAATGGAGATTGTTCCATTAGATCTAGTGTTcgaatttcaaaaccctaatttttcttgttttgattgaGTTTTTTAGGCGTTTTACATTTGGTAGGTTCTTCTTTGGAGGATTGATACTCCTTGAGGGTTTATTATGTTATGgctatgattttattttgatattaataTTGGTATGGATGGTGTTGATCTAttagttttttctttatattgCAGTTTACtcatttttcaatttcaatttcatggCTGATCAGTTTTTGGCTTTGTTTTGAAGCTGGAATGTTTGTTTTACAATTGAAGCACTTAAAATTTATTCTTGATGGATAAGAGAATAGATTTTGATGTGTTTAGTTGTTAGAATTGATTCTAACTTTAACTTTTGAAttttaccttttcaaaaatcttcaacttgttttatttttaacttttgaaaGCTTCGTCTCAATTGCCTATTGCACAGTCCACTACTAGGGCTGTATTTGGGAATGCGGATCCGAGAATCGGACCGGGATCGGGGCCGGTGGAACTGGTCCAATGGACCGACCGAAACAGTGAATGGGACGGTAATGGATAAAAAAAATATCCGAATCCAAAATGAAGAACCGGACCAAGTATCCAATGAGTAaccgaaaataaaaatataaatagccTTGTCATTTCATTTTCTCACTTTTTCCCACTCCCTCTCTCTCATTCACTCTTAGACTCCTCTGGTCCTCTCCTCCCTCTCTCACTCACGTGTCTCTCTTCCTCTCCTCCTCCCATGTCTCTACCTCAGCCACCTCCGACGGCCTCCTCTTCCCCTCCTTGTCTCCGATGATAACTCCTCATCCTCACACACTAGTTGTTGTTTTTACTTCTTCTTGAATCGTGATTTCGTGTATCTGTTTCAGAGAGATATCTTGGAGTATCTTCTTTGTATAACTGTAATGTATTCAATCTTTTTGTATTGTTATATTTCACATAAATTTCATGCTATTTACCATGTTTGCATGTTAGGTTTGATGCTTCGTTCTATAGTATGTTGCTGTTTTGCCCTAATTTGTTTTGACCTAAACTTTTTATAAATGAAATGCATGTTAcaattttgacctaagttttGCCTATTTCAATTTTCAAGTTTGATTAGGATTAATAAATCGTTAGGGTTTTCTTATACTGAGTTTTTTTGATTCATAAATGATAATAAAGCTCGATTAGGTTTTCTTATACTGTTCTAAATAAAGTTGGGCTTCTGTTGTTGACTTTTGTTACAGTttactattatattattgtttaattcTTTGTATTTTCTTCCATGTCGTTTCAAGATTCATCATTGACTCCTCCAACAATGGTGGATGATCTTATTGATATTGAGTTGTTGCTTGGTGACATCGGGGAAGAGGAGACAACGGATGGAGGTAATTTAGAGATTGGTGAGTTGATGGATATGGAGGTTCCAGTTCCGAGTGATACAACTACTCAAACCAACCCCACTGATAATACTACTACTCAGACCCCTACTCAAAATACTACAAACACAAACACTGATGCTTCAACCCCTCAAGTTGCCCAAGCTCAGAGTTCCCAGAGTCAGAGAAATGCTGATGGTAGAGCTCCTCGTCCCAAAAAATCCGCTGTTCATTCTGAAATGGTGTTGATTGTAGGTCCAGATGGCATTAAGAAGTGGAAGTGCAGATGGTGTGGAAAGCTTTACACATATGATTCAAAGTGGAAGAGTACCTCCAATGGTAAGAAACATTTAGATGCTTGTATTCAGAGAAGGTTAAGGTTGAAAGGAAATAATGAGAAAGAGTTTGCTCAGTCTAGATTAAACATAGGTGATAATACTCCTAGTTTAGCTACTTGGACATATAATCATGCTAGGGTTAGAGAAATTGCAGCACACATGATTCTAGGTCATGAATTTCCTTTTTCTGTTATGGAAGGTGTTATTTTTAATGAGTTTCTAAAAGAGATTTATCCATGGTACAAAAAGATTACTAGGCAACAGGTTAAGTTTGATTGTGAGACATTTTATGAGGCTGAGAGAATTAAAATGAAAAGGTCTATGGCTTTGATTAATAGGGTCAGTCTCACCACTGACTTGTGGTGGTCTGGTGAATAGAGGATAGGCTATATGAGTATATGACTGTGACTGGTCATTTCATTGATTCAAAATGGCAGCTTCATAAAAGAGttttatcttttaagaatgtgCCACCACCACATTCTGGAGAGGTTTTGTGCAGGGAATTGATAAAGGTAATGGATGATTGGGGAATAAGGGATAAGGTAGCATCTATTTCTGTTGATAATGCCAGTGCCAATGATAATTGCATTGCTAGGTTGAAGAGGGATTATTCTGGTAGGAGAAA
This Vicia villosa cultivar HV-30 ecotype Madison, WI unplaced genomic scaffold, Vvil1.0 ctg.003356F_1_1, whole genome shotgun sequence DNA region includes the following protein-coding sequences:
- the LOC131640873 gene encoding NDR1/HIN1-like protein 3, which produces MSNQLNGAYYGPSIPPPQPHRRHRNDSSCGFCSCLCGCFRGCCGCIFNCILSIICKILTTIIIIAVILGFLAWLIVRPNVIHFTATDASLSQFNFTKNNTLNYDLAVNITIRNPNRRVGVYYDSIETVAFYKDVAFGNQTLGGFFQHHKSTNFLNPVFKGEQVILLSSDQVSDFDKEKESGVYGIDVKILMNVRFKLGLFKSGKAKPKVRCDLQIPLKSGNGSSLSNVFQVTECDWDYKWRLFH